The segment ATGGGGACGATGCTTATCTAAAAACTGTAGGAGACTGTTCACTATATAACCCTCCTAAAATACTAGGGTGAGGCCTTCATTTTTCCTTGACTATTTTTTTACTGTCAGAATTAAACTTGGGGTAATGGGTGTCAATGTAGTCTGGAGTACCATCGGGTTTAGGAACAACAAAACCTTCGACCTCTATATCTGTTCCGTCAGGCCCTTTTAAGTGTCACGACCGGGAATGCTGTTTAGGATGAAGTCGCTATAGGGATTGTCCAAAATCTCTAGACAAATTCCTTTTTCATTTATCGAATAAACCTAACTAAAGGGCCCCAACTTTTTTGTAGGGGCCTTTTGGTTGGGGGAAGGTAGATCGTAAGACTTGTATTATTTACATTTTATCCCACTCTCTTTCCTAACCCCAATCCTCAGGATACACGATAATGGAATAAATTCGTTTATAGTATCCATCGGGTTCAATACTTACACCTTTAACACCTTTTATAAAAAACAACTCTTCATCATCGTCGTAGAATAAATTTGGTTCTTTTTTCATCGCTTCATCTAAGTCCATACCCAAATAAATCTTATCGAACAGTTTACCTTTGTAGTTTTTAAATGTACATATCTTCGTAAGTTTGTGGTCAAGAATGTGAAACTCGAATGAAATTGTATCTTTAAATGTATACATTACATGCAATGGGGACTGTAATTCAGCATATTTTTTTTGATTATCATACATCTTAATCTCGAAGGAAGTTACCAATCTCATGTAATCTGACAATCTTTTGCCGATAAAAAGACCTCCACATGATACTCCTGGTTTAATAGGAGCATTGAAATCTAATGGTTCTTTGTACATTTCTCTCACCTCATAGATTAATCATCTGCCCAATAAAAATCTCCTTTTTCCTCATTTGGATCACCCTTATAATCTTCCTTCTTTCCTTTTACCACTTTATAGTTAACCCCATTTCCTTTTACTTTTGTATAAGGCAATCCATGTCTCCCACCGCCTGGATGAATTTGAATCATGTTAATGGTATGCCCTTTGATCAATATTTTTTTTGCTCTACGTGATCCCTTAGTTGACTGTTTTATTTCAACATCATATCCAGCATCGATAAAAGGTTGAGCTAATTCCTCAGCTGTTTTTCCTTGCACAGATAATGGATTATCAATAACATCTGACATTTTTAATTCTGTGGGGTTAGTTTTTTTGTTTTCGTCACCGTTCTTCTCTATATCTTTATCATCATCACACTTCTCCTTGGGACTCTTTGCACACCCATTTCGTTTACCCCCTTTTTTCCCCTTGTCCGCTTTCTTGACTCCATTGACTAGGTCAAGGCCCTTTTCGGTGACCTTGACGCCTCGCTTGACATGCTTGGCTCCAGGGATGAAGACACCAGCTCCGGAAGCGGCCCGGTCGAAGTCACTTAGCTCATTACCGAAGATGTCTTTTCCCGAAACGACTTCATAGGCAGACTTTAGATTGCTAACGATGGGAATGCTGTCCAGGACGAAGTCGGTTCCCTCCTGGACATAGGAGTTGTCTAAGAAGGACTTTTCCTCTTCCTTTTCCTTTTTCTCTTCCTTCTTCTCTTCTTTCTTCGGCTTTAGAGGTGGATCAGGCTTTGGATCGGGTTCCGGCTCCTTCTCTTTAGTGGTAGTTTCTGCTCCATCGCCTACCATTCCTGCAAACATCTGCTCAATTTTTGTTTGTAGGGTATGCCGTAATTCACCGCCAGACATGAAGTTATATACTACCATCGCCAAAATCACGGCAGCTGTTAAGATGAAGATATACTCCAGGGTTTGAGCCCCTTTGCGATTCTTGAAAAGAGAACAGAATCGATTCTTCATATTTACTTTCTCCCTCTTATAATCTATCCCATCAACAGAGCAAATGCGATGAAACTAGTCAGTACCAACACTAGAACCATAGCTACATAGCTAAGCAACACGATACCAAATGCCAGGGTGGAAGAGACTCCGTGAACCTCACCTATGCTTTTGGATAAGATAACAAAATACCAGATCGTCAGGATCAGATCGATCAAACCAAACACCCAGAACAGTACGGATAACCCCACAGATGTATCCAAAAGAGGAGAGTCCGTGGTGAAATTGTCCAATCGAAACAGAAACAACTGTGGAATCCACAGAATCAGTTTGGCGATAAAAGGGATACCTGCCCAGGCCATGGCTGTCCGTGATTCCTCCCAGTCACCGTCACCATGAAACCATCGACTGCCGATCCAGTAGGCTAACCAACTGATCACGAACCAGTGTATAAAAGCGTTCAAAATTCCCATCAAAGGGGATCCTACAGCGATCAGTCCAAAAGAATATTTGTCTCCCAGGCTTTGAGAACTGGCCGTATCGTAGCCGAAGGCCAAACCGAAAAGGGCAACCAGAAGAATCTTGGTCCCGGTGGATGTTTCTTGCTGTGTTTCCCGAATGGTATCACGGGTTTGAAACCAGATTGAAATCCAGGGCTTGTCCATGTTTTCCGCCTCCATTTTCTGCAATTATTTAACGAAACACTAATACTCCTCGAATTTGTTTATAGGAGACGGTACCCAAGGTGCGGCTGTCATCACTGTCAGCCATTTGATCTCCCAACACAAACAGGTGATCCTTCTCCACTTTTACGGGTCCAAAGTCCGGTGCTCCCTTGGGGTTGATCGGATACGTGGTCTTTTTCCCGTTTACCAGTACCTGTTGGGCTTTCACCTCTACGGTATCTCCAGGGAGGGCGACTACCCGTTTCAGATAATCTCCGTCCGCAAGGAGGGGGTGCTCAAACCCGATGATATCTCCCCGTTCTATATCTTTTAAAGCAAACTCCCGGCTGAGAACAGATTCTCCACTTCTAAGAGTCGGACTCATACTGGTACCGTAAACTTCATAAAAGAAGAAATGTTGAAAAAAAACGAGGCATCCTATTACCAAAAGAGTCAGTGTTGCCAATATAATTCCAATGTTTTTTTTCACAGACTCCCCTCCTTTTTCTGTGTAAGTAACATTGTATCCGTTGCTAGAGTAGCAAAATATTCCTGATTATTCAATAGTACCTTTATATTTCAAAGAGGTATATTTCTTTTTACTATTGAAGGATGAACTTTTATTCTATTGGGAAGATGCTATATTCCTTAGATGAAATAAAAATCTTATAAATTGTTAATGTCAGACTCACATAAACGTTCATAAATGCTATCGTGGTAAAGGAAATATGGAATAAGAAAAATATTGCAGGAATATATGGGGTTTTGACTAATTAGTTGTCATAGTAAAACTCCTTCATATTCCTGTTTAGTAAAATAATCATATGGATAGGAATTGAATTTTAACCCAAAAAACAAAGTACCTATTTTTGATACATTCCAATCTATGAGGGTAAGTAGTGGCAAGAGAGAAAGTTTGTTATATTTAAAGTCATTGATTTTAATAGGGAGTAAGGAATAAACTTGTACAAATAATTTTTGTACTAGTTTTTTAGTAGTAAAATGTGTCTGTCTAGTTGATTCTTTCAAAACGGTGAGATTATAATAGCCTTTGATTATGCAATGGTTTCCAGTTTAGGAATCTTTCATTTCAAGGATGAGGTATTTGGCTGAGCATATTCTTTACATTATTTTAATCCTTCTATTGGTTGGGGCTACAGTTACCGACCTCAAGGAACGATTGATCTATGACCGCTTTGTCGTGATCGGATTGGTTGCTGCAGTGATGATTCGAGTCTTCCATCGAACAGAACCTTGGTGGAATTATCTATTGACTGGACTTGGGGTCTTTATCGTATTAATGATTATCGCCGCCTTTACCAACGAGCGTTCCATTGGTGGTGGTGATGTCAAACTGTTTGCGATGCTTGGATTGGCGGTAGGATGGAAAGCGTTTCTCCTTATTTTCTTCCTGTCTCATTTCATGGCTGCGATCTATGTACTTGGAGTCAAGCTTTTGTTTTGGAAGAAGGTTTCAAGACACTACGAGTTTCCTTTTGCCCCGTTTATACTACTGGCAACCTCAATTGTTTACGGAACTTTCCACTTATTATGAACCTACGGTTTAAAAATCTATTACAAGCAGGTGTAGCAAAGCGATGCAGGATGCAAAGCGAAGGGCTGTTATTTTTCTTGTTATTGCGTTGTTGTTGGCAGCAATTGCCGGCTTTATGTTTTTGCAGAAGGTTAGCGCAGTAGACTCCCGACTTGGGGAAATGACCACGGTCTATGTGGCTAAAAAGAATATTACTTCTCGGGCACCACTACGACCGGACTTTTTTGAAGCCAAGGAAGTACCTGCACAATTTGTTCAAAAATCCACTGTGACTAACTTGGATGGGATTCAAGTAGGGAAGTACACACTACCAATTCATCAATTGGTTTCGGTGGTACCGATTTCTGAAGGGGAGCTGTTGACGGACAATGTTTTGAAGGAACAATCCTTCCTGACAGCTAACAATAAACGGATGGTAACTTTATCACAATCCGATAAAGTACGTTTTGATGGTTCATTGGAGGTTAATGACCGTGTGGACTTAATTGTGTCCGATCAGAAAGATAATGGGGCAGAAACGGAGATCTTTATGCGGGATGTCCCCGTAGTTGGAGTGGCGGAGGATGACAATGGAAATGTGACAGGTGTTGGCTTGGAAGTTTCCCTGGATGAGGCGAAAAAGTTGATTCATAAGCAAAATTTTGCGATGTCGATCCGTGTATTGAAGGCCCCCACAGAAAAAGATGACGGGGGCAAGAAGAAACAGAAAAAAGAAGAATCCTCTAATCCACAACAAAAGATCCAAGTACCCCAAGGAGATTCCCAAGAGGAAGTCCATGACGATCGGGAACCGGGAGATCAAGATCAAACCGGTTCGAATACAGGGGAAGGAAACGAACAGAACCAATAGCAGAATGATAGGAGTTGCAATTCAATGGGGGCCAAAGAAAAGGTACTGATTGTCAGCGATGATGCATCCCTGACAGAAGACCTGCGATCCAAAATAGCCAGTGAGTTTCCGCAAAATCAATCGATTGAGTCCCACGAGGTTCGTCGTGAAATCGTTCGTTTGAAACCGGATATTGTGTTATTGCATGAACCAAAAGAGGGAAGCAGTATTCAGTTGCTGCCCTACCTTTCCAAAGAAGTTCCTGATGCATTTACGATTTTCTTAACCGAGCGCCGTGATCCCGTTCGGACACGGGATGTGAACCGTGCTGGTGCCTTTGATATTTTGTTTTTACCTGATGAGATTCATGCTTTGGATGATGTGTTGGCCCAGGCAGTGAAGGCATTGGAAAGTAAAAGCGCCCAAGAGGAGGCAGCAGCGGCCTTTTCCTGGGCACAAGGCCAAGTGGTTTCTTTTTACAGTGGAAAGGGCGGCAGCGGACGGAGCTTGATCGCCTCCACATTGGCCCAAACCATTGGACTCGACTCCAATGCCAGTG is part of the Kroppenstedtia pulmonis genome and harbors:
- a CDS encoding pre-toxin TG domain-containing protein; translated protein: MKNRFCSLFKNRKGAQTLEYIFILTAAVILAMVVYNFMSGGELRHTLQTKIEQMFAGMVGDGAETTTKEKEPEPDPKPDPPLKPKKEEKKEEKKEKEEEKSFLDNSYVQEGTDFVLDSIPIVSNLKSAYEVVSGKDIFGNELSDFDRAASGAGVFIPGAKHVKRGVKVTEKGLDLVNGVKKADKGKKGGKRNGCAKSPKEKCDDDKDIEKNGDENKKTNPTELKMSDVIDNPLSVQGKTAEELAQPFIDAGYDVEIKQSTKGSRRAKKILIKGHTINMIQIHPGGGRHGLPYTKVKGNGVNYKVVKGKKEDYKGDPNEEKGDFYWADD
- a CDS encoding YIP1 family protein is translated as MDKPWISIWFQTRDTIRETQQETSTGTKILLVALFGLAFGYDTASSQSLGDKYSFGLIAVGSPLMGILNAFIHWFVISWLAYWIGSRWFHGDGDWEESRTAMAWAGIPFIAKLILWIPQLFLFRLDNFTTDSPLLDTSVGLSVLFWVFGLIDLILTIWYFVILSKSIGEVHGVSSTLAFGIVLLSYVAMVLVLVLTSFIAFALLMG
- the lepB gene encoding signal peptidase I, translating into MKKNIGIILATLTLLVIGCLVFFQHFFFYEVYGTSMSPTLRSGESVLSREFALKDIERGDIIGFEHPLLADGDYLKRVVALPGDTVEVKAQQVLVNGKKTTYPINPKGAPDFGPVKVEKDHLFVLGDQMADSDDSRTLGTVSYKQIRGVLVFR
- a CDS encoding prepilin peptidase, yielding MAEHILYIILILLLVGATVTDLKERLIYDRFVVIGLVAAVMIRVFHRTEPWWNYLLTGLGVFIVLMIIAAFTNERSIGGGDVKLFAMLGLAVGWKAFLLIFFLSHFMAAIYVLGVKLLFWKKVSRHYEFPFAPFILLATSIVYGTFHLL
- the cpaB gene encoding Flp pilus assembly protein CpaB — protein: MQDAKRRAVIFLVIALLLAAIAGFMFLQKVSAVDSRLGEMTTVYVAKKNITSRAPLRPDFFEAKEVPAQFVQKSTVTNLDGIQVGKYTLPIHQLVSVVPISEGELLTDNVLKEQSFLTANNKRMVTLSQSDKVRFDGSLEVNDRVDLIVSDQKDNGAETEIFMRDVPVVGVAEDDNGNVTGVGLEVSLDEAKKLIHKQNFAMSIRVLKAPTEKDDGGKKKQKKEESSNPQQKIQVPQGDSQEEVHDDREPGDQDQTGSNTGEGNEQNQ